The following are encoded together in the Notolabrus celidotus isolate fNotCel1 chromosome 9, fNotCel1.pri, whole genome shotgun sequence genome:
- the ogfod2 gene encoding 2-oxoglutarate and iron-dependent oxygenase domain-containing protein 2 isoform X2 has protein sequence MTDEKDGTCQFYVCDCFTTDNIFVKDYKLHVSFVSEKQFRSDYEATLRRLGCVTEQQYEDVLTKILQEVDRRRHLRETSAKRAAAIKYEYQPLHPHVYHLQESYLTPKFKQIVEYCRSRNPSEEGLRGLVEEEAARVYRFPVFEKSLCEKLLEELENFEKSSAPKGRPNTMNQYGILLDEMGFDKDFITPLREHYLRPLTSLLYPDCGGNCLDSHKAFIVKYDLNEDLDLSYHYDNAEVTLNVSLGKDFSEGNLYFGDMRQVPLGMTECSEVEHRVTEGLLHRGQHMHGALPISSGQRWNLIIWMRASQERNKLCPMCNRKPTLVEGDGFADGFTART, from the exons ATGACAGACGAGAAAGACGGAACGTGTCAGTTTTATGTGTGTGACTGTTTTACCACAGATAATATTTTTGTGAAGGACTACAAGCTCCATGTCAGCTTTGTATCCGAGAAGCAGTTCAGATCGGACTATGAAGCA ACACTGAGGAGGCTGGGTTGTGTTACAGAACAACAGTATGAGGACGTGCTTACCAAG ATTCTGCAGGAAGTGGACAGGAGACGGCATCTAAGAGAGACATCTGCTAAAAGAGCTGCTGCTATAAAATATGAGTACCAGCCTCTCCATCCTCATGTCTACCATCTTCAG GAGTCCTACCTCACACCAAAGTTCAAACAAATTGTTGAGTACTGTCGAAGCAGAAACCCAAGTGAAGAAGGTCTCCGAGGTCTGGTAGAGGAAGAGGCAG CGAGGGTGTATCGCTTCCCTGTGTTTGAAAAAAGCCTCTGTGAGAAGCTgttggaggagctggagaactTTGAGAAGTCCTCTGCCCCCAAAGGAAGACCCAACACCATGAACCAGTACGGG ATTCTCCTGGATGAAATGGGCTTCGATAAGGACTTCATAACCCCCCTTCGTGAGCACTACCTACGTCCACTGACCTCCCTGTTATACCCAGACTGTGGGGGGAACTGTCTGGACAGCCACAAGGCCTTCATTGTTAAATACGACCTGAATGAAGACCTGGACCTGAGCTACCACTACGACAACGCAGAGGTCACCCTGAATGTTTCCCTGGGGAAGGATTTCAGCGAGGGGAACCTTTATTTTGGTGACATGAGACAG GTGCCTTTAGGTATGACAGAGTGTTCAGAGGTTGAACACAGGGTGACTGAGGGCCTTCTCCATCGGGGCCAGCACATGCATGGGGCCTTACCCATCTCCTCTGGTCAGCGCTGGAACCTGATCATCTGGATGAGAGCCTCACAGGAACGTAACAAACTGTGCCCCATGTGCAACAGGAAGCCCACTCTGGTGGAAGGGGACGGCTTTGCAGACGGGTTCACTGCCAGAACATGA
- the ogfod2 gene encoding 2-oxoglutarate and iron-dependent oxygenase domain-containing protein 2 isoform X1, translating into MTDEKDGTCQFYVCDCFTTDNIFVKDYKLHVSFVSEKQFRSDYEATLRRLGCVTEQQYEDVLTKILQEVDRRRHLRETSAKRAAAIKYEYQPLHPHVYHLQESYLTPKFKQIVEYCRSRNPSEEGLRGLVEEEAAARVYRFPVFEKSLCEKLLEELENFEKSSAPKGRPNTMNQYGILLDEMGFDKDFITPLREHYLRPLTSLLYPDCGGNCLDSHKAFIVKYDLNEDLDLSYHYDNAEVTLNVSLGKDFSEGNLYFGDMRQVPLGMTECSEVEHRVTEGLLHRGQHMHGALPISSGQRWNLIIWMRASQERNKLCPMCNRKPTLVEGDGFADGFTART; encoded by the exons ATGACAGACGAGAAAGACGGAACGTGTCAGTTTTATGTGTGTGACTGTTTTACCACAGATAATATTTTTGTGAAGGACTACAAGCTCCATGTCAGCTTTGTATCCGAGAAGCAGTTCAGATCGGACTATGAAGCA ACACTGAGGAGGCTGGGTTGTGTTACAGAACAACAGTATGAGGACGTGCTTACCAAG ATTCTGCAGGAAGTGGACAGGAGACGGCATCTAAGAGAGACATCTGCTAAAAGAGCTGCTGCTATAAAATATGAGTACCAGCCTCTCCATCCTCATGTCTACCATCTTCAG GAGTCCTACCTCACACCAAAGTTCAAACAAATTGTTGAGTACTGTCGAAGCAGAAACCCAAGTGAAGAAGGTCTCCGAGGTCTGGTAGAGGAAGAGGCAG CAGCGAGGGTGTATCGCTTCCCTGTGTTTGAAAAAAGCCTCTGTGAGAAGCTgttggaggagctggagaactTTGAGAAGTCCTCTGCCCCCAAAGGAAGACCCAACACCATGAACCAGTACGGG ATTCTCCTGGATGAAATGGGCTTCGATAAGGACTTCATAACCCCCCTTCGTGAGCACTACCTACGTCCACTGACCTCCCTGTTATACCCAGACTGTGGGGGGAACTGTCTGGACAGCCACAAGGCCTTCATTGTTAAATACGACCTGAATGAAGACCTGGACCTGAGCTACCACTACGACAACGCAGAGGTCACCCTGAATGTTTCCCTGGGGAAGGATTTCAGCGAGGGGAACCTTTATTTTGGTGACATGAGACAG GTGCCTTTAGGTATGACAGAGTGTTCAGAGGTTGAACACAGGGTGACTGAGGGCCTTCTCCATCGGGGCCAGCACATGCATGGGGCCTTACCCATCTCCTCTGGTCAGCGCTGGAACCTGATCATCTGGATGAGAGCCTCACAGGAACGTAACAAACTGTGCCCCATGTGCAACAGGAAGCCCACTCTGGTGGAAGGGGACGGCTTTGCAGACGGGTTCACTGCCAGAACATGA